The genomic DNA GTTTCTTATAAAACCTGACCGGCCGGTCGTCTGTTTTAGGCTTGTGTGTGTTTAAAAGAGTGTGACTCTCATGTTTAAGTTTTCTGATGCAGATGTTTCTTTAACAATGTTAGTTTGGTTTGACAAAAGTAGTTGTGATTATACCAGAGTTGCTTGGTgtctaaaaaatcaaaacttgttaataagaaaaagaaaaaaacaaagttcttcatgctcttgtaTTAGAGAGAtcagcaaagaaaaaaaaaaattaaagaaaggcAATATCTTCAAAGTGTTCTGATGCCATATAAACACGACAATCACCATTCTTTCCAATTCCATAACGACGCCTGAACTCTTCATTATCTGCAATTCCTTCAAGCCTAACCCTTCTGATGCCTTGGCTTGTTACATTATAATAGAGAATGTAGAAAGGTTCAAGTTTGCTTGACAACAATTGTGGAGCCAGAATGATCTCGCCCGTTTTATTGCTGCCTATGAAGGAATATGAACATATCTTACTAGGAAAAAACCAAGGCGACCACCAAAACTGACATGTTATCTTTGACCATTCATGTTTTTCAACATTGTCTAGTATCCATAATCTAATCATGTGGTTATTATAAAAATCGGCTGTGTCAACAAAGGTTAACTTCCCTTTGTAGTTCATCAAGTCTGCACCATGGTCCTACATTTCCTTGATAAAAGGTGGATTGATCAAACTAATCTTCTCAAatctaacatcaaaacaaacTATAACCTTATCCCTATTATTTGGTCTTATAGCACCGTAATAGACAATTCCGTCGATGCATATTTCTTTCGTTGAAGGAAGATAAGGCTCGGTATTGTCTTTGATTTCCCGCCATGAAAGGTTTTTCGTATCACCTCTTCTTAGTGTTAAAACCTTGTGCTCTAGATCACCAAAATCACCCCGAGAAAACATCATGCACAATGCTTTGTATTGATCATCCACCGGATCGTATCCCAAATATTTAAAAGTGAACTTATTATTATCTCCAGGTTCTGGTAATGTTACAATTTGTCTCGTGGTAGGGTTACATATCAAGAACCGACCTTGATATGAGCAACATATAAAGCCATGAACCAAAGTACCTCGTGTGTAGCAATAATTATCCGTGGAAGCTATTGTCATGTCGAGATTAGCTACCAAAGTTGAAGAAGACTTTTGCTCCCCTTCTCttgaagctgagaagaagaacaaacgcTTCTCAGTATTCCCATTGATGATTTCACCGTTCTTGAAAGTGATAAGTAGGCGTGAACCTCGACTCAAAGACCTAGAGAAGAAGGAATCGATGAATCTTTGACTTCGGATTAtcgaaaaccaaaatttagaTAAGTATTGGAACTTCATAAGAGATTTGCCGGGCAATCTACCAAGAATCTCAAACGTCATATCATCAGGGATCGAATCTGAGTGATCACTTGTACCGTTACATTCTCGTCCCTTGAGTTTCATGGCGAcgaaagagtttttgttttcttattgcTAACGTGTGTGCTTCAAGTTGGTTATATAATGATATGAGACTTGAGAGCATAAGTCAAGGCtttaagagaataaaaaaaacgaaTAGGAAGGCCTTGATTGAGTTTCGGTTTTTGGTGTTTCCCTTGTATCTAGGGATTAGATAGATACAAATCTCTTATAAGTACATAATATTagtcaaaactgaaaaaaatttgtccaaaaaaataaaagtaaaaactgcaaaaacatctcaaatttatattttgatttttatcaatatagataacttctattttattttcgaCAGCATCAATATAGCTAAATTATTACTATTGTTGAGTTCTTCGGACTGCGANtttttttttttttttttttttttctttctgagcAGACCAAATATAAACAGAACTAACAAAAGTCTAAAACTGTCATAACTATAGAATTATTGGAATTTCTCTGAAGAAAAAGAttaaatgttatttacaaatGCGATCAAATGTGTatgcacaaaaacaaaaaactacatAGAGACAAAGCCA from Camelina sativa cultivar DH55 chromosome 7, Cs, whole genome shotgun sequence includes the following:
- the LOC104705219 gene encoding F-box protein At1g30790-like, producing the protein MKLKGRECNGTSDHSDSIPDDMTFEILGRLPGKSLMKFQYLSKFWFSIIRSQRFIDSFFSRSLSRGSRLLITFKNGEIINGNTEKRLFFFSASREGEQKSSSTLVANLDMTIASTDNYCYTRGSNKTGEIILAPQLLSSKLEPFYILYYNVTSQGIRRVRLEGIADNEEFRRRYGIGKNGDCRVYMASEHFEDIAFL